In Chrysemys picta bellii isolate R12L10 chromosome 3, ASM1138683v2, whole genome shotgun sequence, a single genomic region encodes these proteins:
- the LOC135982386 gene encoding uncharacterized protein LOC135982386, with the protein MQSSPAVMAMQSVNRKRAPAWTDREVLDLIAVWGDESVLSELRSKRRNAKIYEKISKDMAERGYSRDATQCRVKIKELRQGYQKTKEANGRSGSHPQTSRFYEALHSILGAAATTTPPVTVDSEDGILSTAGSSDMLGDGEDEEGDEEGEAVGSSHNADFPDSQDLFITLTEIPYEASPAITPDTESGEGSATPSATVSQPSLESHSQRLARIRRRKKRTREDMFSELMASSQAQAAQQTQWRENLTRMHQANMDREERWRQEDQQATLTLLGLLREQTDTLRRLVDVLQERRQEDRAPLQSISNRPPPPPSPIPTSPKVQRRRGGRVPANSHSTPAESSSSRRLSFPKI; encoded by the exons atgcagagctctccagcagtgatggccatgcagtctgtgaatagaaagagagccccagcatggactgatcgtgaagtcttggatctcatcgctgtgtggggcgatgagtccgtgctttccgagctgcgatccaaaagaaggaatgcaaagatctacgagaagatctctaaagacatggcagagagaggatacagccgggatgcaacgcagtgccgcgtgaaaatcaaggagctgagacaaggctaccagaagaccaaagaggcaaacggacgctccggatcccatccccagacatcccgtttctacgaggcactgcattccatcctcggtgctgccgccaccactaccccaccagtgaccgtggactctgaggatgggatactgtccacggccggttcctcagacatgttaggggacggggaagatgaggaaggagatgaggagggcgaggcagttggcagctctcacaacgctgatttccccgacagccaggatctcttcatcacccttacagagatcccctacgaagcgtccccagccattaccccggacacagaatctggtgaaggatcagcca ccccgtctgcgactgtctcacaacctagcctggaatcacactcccagaggctagcgcggattaggcgtaggaagaagaggacacgggaggacatgttctctgagcttatggcctcttcccaagcccaggcagcacagcagacccagtggcgggagaacttgacccgaatgcaccaagccaacatggatcgggaggagaggtggcggcaggaagaccagcaggcgactctaacgctgcttggactactgagggagcaaacggacacactccggcgccttgtggatgttctgcaggaacggaggcaggaggacagagccccgctgcagtccatctctaaccgccctcccccgccaccaagtcccatacccacctcacccaaagtgcaaagaaggagaggcggcagagtccctgctaactctcactccacccctgcagagagctctagtagcagaaggctctcatttcccaaaatttga